A single Glycine soja cultivar W05 chromosome 14, ASM419377v2, whole genome shotgun sequence DNA region contains:
- the LOC114385396 gene encoding V-type proton ATPase subunit c''1, protein MVAHSSSWGRALVAISPYTFSAIGIAVAIGVSVLGAAWGIYITGSSLIGAAIRAPRITSKNLISVIFCEAVAIYGVIVAIILQTKLESVPASNIYAPESLRAGYAIFASGLIVGFANLVCGLCVGIIGSSCALSDAQNSSLFVKILVIEIFGSALGLFGVIVGIIMSAQATWPTKV, encoded by the exons ATGGTGGCACATTCGAGTTCTTGGGGCAGGGCACTCGTGGCCATCTCGCCCTATACCTTCTCTGCCATCGGCATCGCCGTCGCTATCGGCGTCTCCGTTCTCGGCGCCGCCTG GGGGATCTACATCACCGGTAGTAGCTTGATCGGCGCTGCAATCAGGGCTCCTCGAATCACTTCCAAAAATCTCATTAG TGTAATCTTCTGTGAAGCTGTTGCTATATATGGTGTTATTGTGGCTATTATTCttcaaacaaaattagaaaGTGTTCCAGCATCAAATATCTATGCACCTGAGTCTCTTAGGGCTGGATATGCAATCTTTGCATCGGGATTAATCGTGGGCTTTGCAAATCTTGTTTGTGG GTTGTGTGTAGGAATAATTGGAAGCAGCTGTGCATTGTCTGATGCCCAGAACTCTTCTCTCTTTGTGAAAATTCTTGTGATTGAGATCTTTGGTAGTGCGCTGGGGCTATTCGGAGTTATTGTCGGAATTATTATGTCAGCTCAAGCAACATGGCCGACAAAAGTTTAG
- the LOC114383344 gene encoding uncharacterized protein LOC114383344 isoform X1, translating into MIWTAHSFEIRNPKSPTPPIHLVHSVRHRRMGDKKKKAQMFVKLVSAAGTGFFYVKRKPRQFTEKLEFRKYDPRVNRHVLFTEAKMK; encoded by the exons atgatttggacAGCCCACTCTTTCGAAATTCGAAACCCTAAATCGCCGACACCCCCAATTCATTTGGTTCACTCCGTGCGACATCGAAG AATGGGtgacaagaagaagaaggctcAGATGTTTGTAAAGCTAGTGTCTGCTGCTGGGACTGGATTCTTTTATGTTAAGCGGAAGCCAAGGCAGTTTACAGAGAAGCTTGAGTTCCGAAAATATGATCCTAGGGTTAATCGTCATGTTCTGTTTACAGAGGCTAAAATGAAGTGA
- the LOC114383344 gene encoding uncharacterized protein LOC114383344 isoform X2 has protein sequence MGDKKKKAQMFVKLVSAAGTGFFYVKRKPRQFTEKLEFRKYDPRVNRHVLFTEAKMK, from the coding sequence ATGGGtgacaagaagaagaaggctcAGATGTTTGTAAAGCTAGTGTCTGCTGCTGGGACTGGATTCTTTTATGTTAAGCGGAAGCCAAGGCAGTTTACAGAGAAGCTTGAGTTCCGAAAATATGATCCTAGGGTTAATCGTCATGTTCTGTTTACAGAGGCTAAAATGAAGTGA